From a region of the Methanolobus tindarius DSM 2278 genome:
- a CDS encoding 50S ribosomal protein L1, which produces MADENIVETIEKLLAESPERKFSEGIELAINLKNLDMSQPKNRVDEEILLPHGLGKDLKIAVFAKGEVGLQAKDAGAETVFSEEDLADMADDKSRARSVANEFDFFIAEVQYMAQIGKALGAILGPRGKMPTPLPPGKNVADLINSARSSIRIRSKDKLTFHVSVGRRDMEVRKLAENVETVLNRVEGSLEKGKHNIRSIYVTTTMGKSVKVV; this is translated from the coding sequence ATGGCAGACGAAAATATAGTAGAAACTATTGAGAAGTTATTAGCAGAATCACCTGAGAGAAAATTCTCAGAAGGTATTGAGCTCGCTATTAACTTAAAGAATCTGGACATGAGTCAGCCTAAAAACCGTGTTGATGAAGAGATTTTACTCCCACACGGTCTGGGTAAAGACCTCAAGATCGCAGTATTTGCGAAAGGTGAGGTTGGCCTTCAGGCAAAAGATGCTGGCGCAGAAACCGTATTCTCAGAGGAAGATCTTGCAGATATGGCAGATGACAAGTCACGTGCAAGATCAGTTGCCAATGAGTTTGACTTCTTCATTGCAGAAGTTCAATATATGGCACAGATCGGTAAGGCACTTGGTGCCATATTGGGACCAAGAGGTAAAATGCCAACTCCATTGCCGCCAGGAAAGAACGTGGCTGATCTTATCAACAGCGCAAGAAGCTCAATCAGAATAAGATCAAAAGACAAGCTTACATTCCACGTATCCGTTGGCCGCAGAGACATGGAAGTCCGGAAACTTGCAGAGAACGTAGAAACAGTCCTTAATAGAGTGGAAGGCTCCCTTGAAAAGGGCAAGCACAACATAAGATCAATTTATGTTACAACCACTATGGGTAAGTCAGTGAAGGTGGTATAA
- a CDS encoding energy-coupling factor ABC transporter ATP-binding protein, with protein MNQKPIVQLKGVSYFYASSKTKALDNIDLDLYPGEKIAILGANGAGKSTLFKHLNGILKPASGEILVKGEQISKKNIRTVRHTVGIVFQNPDDQILAPTIEQDVAFGPINMGLDMEEVNNRVKKALELVNLSGFEERSPHHLSGGQKKLVAIAGVLAMQPEVVVLDEPTAGLDPQSAENIMKIIDGMNKKFGITVILSTHDVDIVPLFADVVYIMHHGRIEARGTAKEIFKKHELLENAHLRMPRIAEVFELLQESGFDADIKITPPDAKDEIIRLINNK; from the coding sequence ATGAACCAAAAACCCATAGTTCAGCTAAAAGGAGTATCCTATTTTTATGCAAGCAGCAAAACAAAAGCTCTTGACAACATAGACCTTGACCTTTATCCTGGGGAGAAGATAGCAATTCTGGGAGCAAACGGAGCAGGCAAATCCACACTTTTCAAACATCTCAACGGGATATTAAAACCTGCATCCGGAGAAATACTTGTAAAAGGGGAGCAGATATCAAAGAAGAACATCAGGACAGTACGCCACACAGTGGGCATCGTTTTTCAGAATCCTGATGACCAGATTCTTGCGCCGACAATTGAGCAGGATGTGGCTTTCGGACCAATTAACATGGGTCTTGATATGGAAGAAGTGAACAATAGAGTGAAGAAAGCTCTGGAACTTGTAAACCTTTCAGGTTTTGAAGAACGTTCACCACATCACCTCAGTGGAGGACAGAAGAAACTGGTGGCTATTGCAGGAGTGCTTGCAATGCAACCGGAAGTTGTTGTACTTGACGAACCAACCGCAGGACTTGACCCCCAGAGTGCCGAGAATATAATGAAAATAATCGATGGCATGAACAAAAAGTTCGGCATAACGGTCATTCTTTCAACGCATGATGTAGATATTGTTCCTCTTTTTGCAGACGTGGTCTATATTATGCATCACGGCAGGATAGAAGCCAGAGGGACTGCAAAAGAGATATTCAAAAAACATGAGTTGCTTGAAAATGCCCACCTTAGAATGCCGCGTATTGCAGAGGTATTCGAATTACTTCAGGAATCAGGGTTTGATGCTGATATAAAGATCACACCACCTGATGCAAAGGATGAGATCATTCGACTTATTAATAATAAATAA
- a CDS encoding class I SAM-dependent methyltransferase — MNHVKGNNFGWLFGGRHYDFFATILGFGNTYYNQVAEALPLENRMSVLDLGCGTESVGIAISRQLGGDVEIHGLDLSGTQLDYAAIKSSKSGTSLNLYRGSMDLLPFTDESFDLVVTSVAFCETTSEVRKGAIREVSRVLKDKSCFAIVDCAKPIMGLDTVMMLPFFMFKETAESWNNHYPDICRENNLILENEIYIKSYVKCQLYRKAD, encoded by the coding sequence ATCAATCATGTAAAAGGAAATAATTTTGGATGGTTATTTGGTGGAAGACACTATGATTTTTTTGCAACAATCCTTGGTTTTGGAAATACATATTACAATCAGGTAGCTGAAGCTCTTCCGCTTGAAAACAGAATGTCTGTTCTGGATCTTGGATGTGGGACTGAATCTGTAGGTATTGCAATTTCCAGGCAGCTTGGAGGGGATGTGGAAATACATGGGCTTGATCTGTCGGGTACACAGCTGGATTATGCAGCTATAAAAAGCTCAAAATCAGGTACTTCTCTGAATCTTTATAGGGGTTCAATGGATCTTCTGCCATTTACCGATGAATCTTTTGATCTTGTAGTCACTTCTGTGGCATTCTGTGAGACAACGTCTGAAGTACGAAAGGGTGCTATCAGGGAAGTTTCTCGTGTTCTAAAGGACAAGTCCTGTTTTGCAATTGTTGATTGTGCAAAACCAATAATGGGACTTGATACTGTAATGATGCTTCCTTTCTTTATGTTTAAAGAAACAGCTGAAAGCTGGAATAATCATTATCCTGATATTTGCAGGGAAAACAACCTGATTCTTGAAAATGAGATTTATATCAAATCTTATGTAAAATGCCAGCTTTACCGGAAAGCTGATTAA
- a CDS encoding PDGLE domain-containing protein, with product MSVTAGSNMNMKFLYAGIAIALLIAIAAPFLASSDPDGLESAAGSVVEESKLAEMEESAPFLESPMPDYAIAGQGKMGEVIAVVAGTILVLGISFVLGKAMKKE from the coding sequence ATGAGTGTGACAGCAGGTTCCAATATGAACATGAAATTCCTTTATGCAGGAATTGCCATTGCTTTGTTGATTGCTATTGCAGCTCCTTTCCTGGCATCTTCAGATCCCGACGGTCTTGAAAGTGCAGCAGGGAGTGTTGTGGAAGAATCAAAATTAGCTGAAATGGAAGAATCAGCTCCTTTTCTAGAGTCTCCAATGCCGGATTATGCAATTGCAGGACAGGGCAAAATGGGTGAGGTAATTGCAGTGGTTGCAGGTACTATCCTTGTTCTTGGCATCAGTTTCGTATTAGGGAAAGCAATGAAGAAGGAATAA
- a CDS encoding 50S ribosomal protein L10, translating into MAEEHHTTHIPQWKKDEVEAIKELIKEYPIFGVIGIGGIPAKQLQKMRRDLKGKAVLKVARNTLIRRALDESSEVKDMEEYVDVQTALVFTEQNPFKLFKTLEKSKSPSPIKAGAIAPRDIIVEKGPTSFPPGPILGDMQAAGIPAAIDGGKVVIRETKAVAKEGEAVSQKLAAMLTRLEIYPMEVGLDLRAAFENGMIFTPDVLAIDEDKYFSDIVLAAQQAFNTSVFAAYPTEENIKTLIAKATTESRNLGVNAVVLEPGIVDVLLGKAQSEMLSVASIASANNEEAVDDELKEALGAAASAAAAAPAETVEEEEKEEEQEEESSEEDGMAGLGALFG; encoded by the coding sequence ATGGCTGAAGAACACCACACAACCCACATCCCTCAGTGGAAAAAGGATGAAGTTGAGGCAATCAAGGAACTCATCAAGGAATACCCTATTTTTGGTGTCATTGGCATTGGTGGAATCCCAGCAAAACAACTTCAGAAAATGAGAAGGGATCTTAAAGGCAAGGCTGTTTTGAAAGTTGCGAGAAACACACTTATCAGAAGAGCACTTGACGAATCCAGTGAAGTAAAGGACATGGAAGAGTACGTAGACGTACAGACCGCCCTTGTATTCACAGAGCAGAACCCATTCAAGCTGTTCAAGACACTGGAAAAGAGCAAGAGCCCATCCCCAATCAAAGCAGGTGCAATTGCACCTCGTGACATTATCGTCGAAAAGGGCCCAACATCATTCCCACCAGGACCAATACTCGGAGATATGCAGGCAGCAGGAATTCCTGCAGCTATCGACGGTGGAAAGGTGGTAATCAGAGAAACAAAGGCCGTAGCAAAAGAAGGCGAAGCAGTTTCACAGAAACTCGCTGCAATGCTTACAAGACTTGAGATCTATCCAATGGAAGTAGGTCTTGACCTCAGAGCAGCCTTTGAGAACGGAATGATCTTCACACCAGATGTACTGGCTATCGACGAAGACAAATACTTCTCAGACATTGTGCTGGCAGCACAGCAGGCATTCAACACATCCGTGTTCGCAGCATATCCAACTGAAGAAAACATCAAGACACTCATTGCAAAAGCAACCACAGAGTCACGAAACCTTGGTGTCAACGCAGTGGTACTGGAACCAGGCATCGTCGATGTGCTTCTTGGAAAAGCACAGTCCGAAATGCTTTCAGTTGCATCAATTGCATCTGCTAACAATGAAGAAGCAGTTGACGATGAACTAAAGGAAGCACTTGGTGCGGCAGCAAGCGCAGCTGCAGCAGCCCCAGCGGAAACTGTTGAAGAAGAAGAGAAGGAAGAAGAACAAGAAGAAGAGTCATCTGAAGAAGACGGCATGGCCGGACTTGGAGCACTCTTTGGATAA
- the rpl12p gene encoding 50S ribosomal protein P1 yields MEYIYAALLLYKAGKDITEEAVTAVLQAAGIDVDDARAKALVAALDGVDIEEAMATAAVAAAPAAAAPAAAEAAPAEEEAAEEEEDDAAEESGMAGLGALFG; encoded by the coding sequence ATGGAATACATATATGCAGCACTTTTACTCTATAAAGCAGGCAAAGACATTACAGAAGAAGCAGTAACAGCAGTACTCCAGGCAGCTGGCATAGACGTCGACGACGCACGTGCAAAAGCACTTGTCGCAGCTCTTGATGGCGTAGACATCGAGGAAGCAATGGCAACAGCAGCAGTCGCAGCAGCACCTGCAGCAGCAGCACCTGCAGCAGCAGAGGCAGCTCCAGCAGAAGAAGAAGCAGCTGAAGAAGAAGAAGACGATGCAGCAGAAGAGAGCGGCATGGCTGGTCTCGGAGCACTTTTCGGATAA
- a CDS encoding ABC1 kinase family protein → MFRKIRRYITIFRVFSKYNLFSLIYSEVNQYYVSNRRNPCVLDSKNRDNAVKLRKALEELGPTFIKLGQILSKRPDIVPAIYIEELGNLQDNVNPLGFDTMKVAFEGFSCSIGTEEINETLEHSNFDIHEIFDEFNTEPIACASIAQVYEAKLDGKKVAVKITRPNLINTINLDLAILSDLKPLIVKMLGLGKNFDIDGFLYEFSELLSRELDLSNEARNIRRFEENFADVKEVHVPHIYDDFSNENVLVMDYMEGVTIRKLSDVSAEKKKWYADIISKSYLKQVYIDGFYHADPHSSNIILQEDGIAYIDFGAVGTIDDELRRNMLNLFYGIYKKRLDVVFESFMKITGINKEDINVRRFKLDLDDIISKQNYSSGERQSDNYATLGLKYDLSLPTEFSTLERALILIEANCLELDPRFNLLENAKPVIMKVLMKRYSPFEAFEYLQLEGDRYLEIIKELPQGVNDVIETIRGYKIERFEKKTDEIRKYKTIDSISKYTFLLGILLASSYFAISGEGYLPVMGIVGFMSAIFLFAVMFVKDS, encoded by the coding sequence ATGTTCAGGAAGATCCGCAGGTACATTACTATTTTCAGGGTATTTTCAAAGTATAATCTTTTTAGCCTTATTTATAGTGAGGTTAACCAGTATTATGTTTCCAACAGAAGAAACCCCTGTGTACTGGATTCCAAGAACAGGGACAATGCTGTAAAACTCAGAAAAGCCCTTGAGGAATTGGGACCAACATTCATAAAACTGGGTCAGATACTTAGCAAGAGGCCTGATATTGTTCCTGCTATATATATAGAGGAACTGGGGAATCTTCAGGATAATGTGAATCCTCTTGGTTTTGATACGATGAAAGTGGCTTTTGAGGGTTTTAGTTGCAGCATTGGAACTGAGGAGATCAATGAAACTCTTGAGCATTCTAATTTTGACATTCATGAGATTTTCGATGAATTCAATACTGAGCCAATAGCATGTGCTTCAATAGCCCAGGTCTATGAAGCAAAACTCGATGGAAAAAAGGTCGCTGTAAAGATAACAAGGCCCAATCTGATAAATACAATAAATCTTGATCTTGCAATTCTCAGTGACCTTAAACCTCTGATTGTGAAGATGCTGGGTCTGGGTAAGAATTTTGACATTGATGGTTTCCTTTATGAATTCAGTGAGCTTCTCAGCCGTGAGCTCGATCTGAGTAATGAAGCAAGGAATATCAGGCGTTTTGAAGAGAACTTTGCAGATGTGAAAGAGGTTCATGTTCCGCATATCTATGACGATTTTTCCAATGAGAATGTTCTTGTCATGGATTATATGGAAGGCGTTACCATCAGGAAACTTTCAGATGTGTCTGCTGAAAAGAAAAAATGGTATGCAGATATCATCAGTAAAAGTTACCTGAAACAGGTTTATATTGATGGGTTCTATCATGCTGATCCTCATAGTTCAAACATAATCCTGCAGGAGGATGGTATTGCTTACATCGATTTTGGTGCTGTGGGTACTATTGATGATGAACTTCGGCGCAACATGCTCAACCTTTTTTATGGTATTTACAAGAAAAGACTGGATGTTGTATTTGAATCATTCATGAAGATTACGGGAATAAACAAGGAAGATATCAATGTACGTCGTTTCAAGCTGGATCTTGATGACATTATATCGAAGCAGAATTATTCATCCGGTGAACGTCAGAGTGATAATTATGCGACCCTGGGACTGAAGTATGATCTGTCTCTTCCAACTGAGTTCTCAACACTTGAAAGGGCTCTTATTCTCATCGAAGCTAATTGTCTTGAACTTGATCCAAGATTTAACCTGCTGGAAAATGCAAAACCTGTTATCATGAAGGTTTTGATGAAGCGGTATTCACCATTTGAGGCTTTTGAGTACCTGCAGCTTGAAGGTGACAGGTATCTGGAAATTATCAAGGAACTGCCTCAGGGTGTCAACGATGTTATTGAGACCATCAGGGGTTATAAAATCGAAAGATTTGAAAAGAAGACCGATGAAATCAGGAAGTATAAGACAATTGATTCAATTTCAAAATATACCTTCCTTCTTGGTATTCTTCTTGCATCTTCATACTTTGCAATAAGTGGTGAAGGCTACCTGCCTGTAATGGGTATTGTGGGATTTATGAGTGCTATATTCCTTTTTGCAGTTATGTTTGTGAAGGATTCCTGA
- a CDS encoding transcription elongation factor Spt5, with amino-acid sequence MTAESAIFVVKTTANQERSVANMITQSARKEHLDIRAILAPDELKGYVLIEASSPGDVEQAIQTVPHARALVKGQSSIEEISHFLTPKPTVTGISEGAIIEITSGPFKGEKARVKRVDEGHEEITVELFDAVVPIPITIRGDTVRVLRKDEENNS; translated from the coding sequence ATGACCGCAGAGTCAGCAATATTCGTAGTTAAAACAACTGCGAATCAGGAAAGATCAGTAGCAAATATGATAACTCAATCTGCAAGGAAAGAGCATCTGGACATCAGGGCAATACTTGCACCGGATGAGTTGAAAGGATATGTGCTAATAGAAGCTTCGTCTCCCGGAGATGTGGAACAGGCAATACAGACCGTGCCACACGCCAGAGCATTGGTAAAAGGGCAATCTTCCATAGAGGAGATATCACACTTCCTCACACCAAAACCAACTGTTACAGGTATCTCCGAAGGCGCAATCATCGAAATAACATCCGGTCCTTTCAAAGGTGAAAAGGCACGTGTGAAGAGAGTCGATGAAGGACATGAGGAAATAACAGTAGAACTGTTCGATGCGGTTGTACCGATACCTATAACTATTCGCGGAGATACTGTAAGAGTCCTCAGGAAAGATGAAGAGAATAATTCCTGA
- the cbiQ gene encoding cobalt ECF transporter T component CbiQ codes for MEITLTDIEREAYKNSPIHRLDGRAKILAVIAIIVFAVSLPRMDETNFSKLIILELYIITLMAIARLNPVYTIMRFLSILPFGLAIVLIQPFVRQPFIDSFTVYPLDLPLGITVTYEGISFGLILLAKYIVCITAIVLMSSTMKMNDMVTSARRLGMPAEFTLILSMMVRYLFVFWIILKRIRVAQKTRLFYLWNKDVPHKWILEQVAYTISSLFIRSYEQGERTYISMLCRGYSSADKIYVHKNKLKTSDILFSMITIGIMVVAFLA; via the coding sequence ATGGAAATCACACTCACGGACATTGAAAGGGAAGCATACAAGAATAGCCCCATCCACAGACTTGATGGGAGAGCAAAGATACTTGCAGTCATTGCAATTATCGTTTTTGCAGTAAGTTTGCCACGCATGGATGAGACAAATTTCTCAAAGCTGATAATTCTGGAGCTTTATATAATAACACTTATGGCAATTGCAAGACTTAATCCAGTTTATACCATAATGAGATTTCTTTCAATACTGCCATTTGGACTTGCCATAGTCCTGATACAACCTTTTGTCAGACAACCATTTATAGACTCATTCACAGTTTATCCGCTTGATCTCCCGTTGGGCATAACAGTAACCTATGAAGGCATATCTTTTGGTCTCATACTTCTTGCAAAATATATTGTCTGCATCACTGCAATTGTACTAATGTCATCTACTATGAAAATGAACGACATGGTAACTTCTGCAAGGCGTCTTGGAATGCCAGCAGAATTTACACTCATCCTATCAATGATGGTCAGATACCTTTTCGTATTCTGGATCATCCTTAAACGTATCAGAGTTGCACAGAAGACTCGTCTGTTCTACTTATGGAACAAGGATGTACCACATAAGTGGATACTCGAACAGGTTGCATACACCATCAGTTCATTATTCATTCGTTCATACGAACAGGGTGAAAGAACTTATATCAGTATGTTATGCAGAGGGTATTCAAGTGCAGATAAAATATATGTGCATAAAAACAAGCTGAAAACAAGTGATATTCTGTTCTCGATGATTACCATTGGAATAATGGTTGTGGCTTTTTTAGCCTGA
- a CDS encoding protein translocase SEC61 complex subunit gamma produces the protein MNSANINQTLKTYLRVLKLTKKPSREEFLTIAKVAGLGILAIGFVGFLIYVLLVEMPKWV, from the coding sequence ATCAATAGCGCAAACATAAACCAAACCCTGAAGACATATTTGAGGGTACTCAAACTAACAAAGAAACCATCCAGAGAGGAATTCTTGACCATAGCCAAGGTTGCGGGTCTGGGAATCCTTGCTATCGGATTCGTAGGTTTCCTTATATATGTACTTCTGGTGGAAATGCCTAAATGGGTGTAG
- a CDS encoding 50S ribosomal protein L11, with the protein MANVVEALVPGGKANPGPPLGPALGPLGINIKDVIDKINEKTKDFNGMQVPVKVIVADDKSFEIEVGTPPTSALIMQEIGIQKGSGEPNTTIVGNLTIPQAAKIARMKKDDILSYELKAAVKEVLGSCVPMGVTAEGMSPQECQKAIDEGQFDDVLAQEAW; encoded by the coding sequence ATGGCAAATGTTGTAGAAGCATTGGTCCCAGGAGGAAAAGCAAATCCAGGTCCACCACTTGGTCCTGCACTTGGTCCTCTTGGAATTAACATAAAAGACGTGATCGACAAGATCAACGAGAAGACTAAAGATTTCAATGGGATGCAAGTCCCGGTAAAAGTTATAGTTGCAGACGACAAGAGTTTTGAGATAGAAGTCGGAACTCCACCTACATCTGCACTTATAATGCAGGAAATCGGAATCCAGAAGGGATCTGGCGAACCAAACACAACAATCGTAGGTAACCTTACGATCCCACAGGCAGCAAAGATTGCACGCATGAAGAAGGATGATATCCTTTCATACGAGCTGAAAGCTGCTGTAAAAGAGGTTCTTGGATCCTGTGTCCCAATGGGCGTTACAGCAGAAGGTATGTCCCCACAGGAATGCCAGAAAGCTATCGACGAGGGACAGTTTGACGATGTACTGGCACAGGAAGCATGGTAA